TCTTCATCTGGAAGGCCGGGTTCGTGCAGCACGACTACGGTCTCGCCGCCGCCGCGTCCCTGATGCTCGCCGCGCTCGGCATCGCCCTCTCCTACCTCGTCACCCGGCTCGGCAACCGGTGGAAGGCGGCCACGTCATGAGCACCCTCACCACCAGCCGGCGCCGCGCGTCGACAAGTGCCCTGCTCTCCAAGGGAGTTGTCAACGGCATCCTGGTCGTCGCCGCGTTCTACACGCTCATGCCGGTCAGCTGGCTGCTGATCGCCGCCACCAAGAACCACCGCGACCTGTTCGCCACCTCGGGGTTCGCCTTCGGCGACTTCAACCTCTTCGTGAACCTCGAACGGGTCCTGACCTTCAACGACGGCATATACCTGCGCTGGTTCGGCAACAGCATCCTCTACTCCGTCGTCGGCTCCGCCGCCTCCACCCTCCTGTGCGTGGCCACGGGCTACGCCTTCGACAAGTACGCGTTCCGCGGCAAGGAGAAGCTGTTCGGCCTGGTGCTGGGCGGTGTCCTCGTCCCCACCACCGTCATCCAGCTCCCGATGTACCTGCTCGCCAGCAAGGCGGGCATCGTCAACACCTACTGGGCGCTGCTGCTGCCGGCCCTGGTCAACCCGTTCGGCGTCTACCTCGCCCGCGTCTTCTCCGAGGGCTATGTCCCCAACGAGGTCCTGGAGGCCGCCCGCGTGGACGGGGCCGGCGAACTGCGCGTGTTCTCCCGGATCTCCCTGCCCATGCTGGCGCCCGGCTTCATGACCATCTTCCTGTTCTCGTTCACCGCCAGCTGGAACAACTTCTTCGGCGCCCTCGTCATGCTCAACGACGACTCGCTCTACCCGGTCAACCTGGGCCTGTTCATGTGGAACAGCGTCACCCAGCAGCAGCCCGAGTACTACTCGCTCGTCATCACCGGCTCCCTCGTCGCCGTCGTCCCGCTGATCGTCGCGTTCGTGTGCCTCCAGCGCTTCTGGCGCTCCGGCCTGACCGCGGGCGCCGTCAAATGACCATGTCCGTCCAGGAAGGCACCCTCCTGAACACCAGCCAACCGCCCACCGTCCTGCTCGCCATGGACTCCACCATCCACCAACGGCTCCTGACGGAAGGCTCCCTGGACCGACTCCGCTCCCTCTCGCGCGTCGACATCGCCACGGTCGTCACCGACCTCGCCACCGCGGACGCAGGCCAACTCGCCGAGGCCGAGGTGCTCTTCACCCACTGGGGCGCACCGGAACTCACCGAGGAGACACTGCGCCGCCTGCCCCGGCTACGGGCGGTCGTCCATGCGGCCGGCTCGGTCAAGCACCATGTCACCGATGCCGTCTGGCGACGTGGCATCGCGGTCTCGACCGCGGCCGCGGCCAACGCGCTGCCGGTCGCCGAATTCACCCTGGCCGCCATCCTGTTCGCGAACAAGCGTGTCCTCGACGTCGCCCGTGACTACGCAGCCCTCCGCGCCCGGCCCGACCTGCTCCCGTACTTCAGCGGCCACGGCAACTACCACCGCACGGTCGGGATCGTCGGCGCCTCCCGCATCGGACGCCGCCTGCTCGACCTGTTGCGCCCGCACGACCTCGACGTGCTCCTGCACGACCCGTACATCGACGACCGGCAGGCCCGTGCCCTGGGAGCGGAACCGGCGGGCCTCGACGAACTGGCCCTGGCCAGCCACGTGGTCTCCATCCACGCGCCCCAACTTCCCGAGACCCACCACATGTTCGACGCCCGACGCATCGCACTCCTCAGGGACGGCGCCACCCTGATCAACACCGCGCGCGGCTCCCTCGTCGACACGAACGCCCTCACCGCGCACCTCGTGACCGGCCGCCTCCACGCCGTTCTCGACGTCACGGAACCGGATGTGCCGCCCGCCGACTCGCCGCTGTTCACCCTGCCCAACGTGCTGCTCACCCCGCACATCGCCGGTTCCCTCGGCAACGAGCTGCACCGGATGACCGATTGGGCCATCGACGAGGTCTCCCGGTTCGCGCAGGGCTTGCCGTTCGCCCACCCGGTCGGCTCCGAGGAACTGTCCCGCTCGGCCTGAACACCCCGTACCCGAAAGGAAAACCGTGCGGAACCGTGTCCTCGTCGTCGGCATCGACGGCGTACGTCTCGACGTGCTGCGCCGACTGCCCACCCCGCACCTCGACGCCCTGGCCGCCGACGGCTTCCTCACCCCCATCGAGGTGGACGCGGACACCCCCACCATGTCGGGTCCGTGCTGGGCGACGATCGTCACCGGCGTCACCGCGACCCGACACGGGGTGTGGAGCAACGACTTCACCGGGCACCGCCTCGACGTCTTCCCCGACTTCGCCACCCGGCTCGCCGAACAGGACGGCCGCCGCACCTTCGTCGCGGCCGGCTGGCGCCCGCTGATGCAGGTCCGCGACGGCGGCCCGCTGTTCCGCGCCCCGTCCAGGACCGTCTTCACCGAGCCGGCCGCGGACACCCCAAAAGCCTGGGAACGCTGCGACGAACAGATCACCGACGCGGCCGTGCAGGTCCTGGCCGAGGACGAGATCGAGGCGGCGTTCGTCTACCTCGGCGCCCCCGACGAGACAGCGCACTTCCTCGGCTGCGGCGAGGCTTACGAGGCGTCGATACGACAGGCCGACGTCCGCCTCGGCCGCCTGCTCGCCGCGCTGCGCTCCCGTCCCTCCCACGCCGACGAACACTGGACCGTCCTCGTCGTGACCGACCACGGCCATGTCGACGCGGGCGGTCACGGCGGCCGTACCCCCGAGGAGCGCACGGCATGGCTGGCCGCGGCGGGCCCCGGAATCGGCGCCGCACCACCGGTACTCCGGCACGTGGACGTCGCCGCGCAGGCGTTCGCGGCCCTCGGCCGCCACCCCGACCGGCACTGGACCCTGGACGGCAGCCCCTTCGCCGCCGCCCCGCACGCCGTGCTCCTCGACATGGACGGCACCCTCGTCGACACCGAGTCGCTGTGGCTGCGCACGGTCCGCGCGAGCGCACCCGACATCGACGTGACCCAGGTCCTCGGCCGCTCGGTCCCCGAGACCGCCGCCCACCTGCACGCCCGCACCGGCGGCGACCCGCGGAAACTGGCCGCCGATCTGGAGGCACGCTTCCTGGCAGCCGTCCAGGACGAGGCGACCCCGCTGCCCGGCGCCCTCGAACTCCTCGACCTCCTCGGGGAGTTGAACATCCCCGCGGCTCTGGTCTCGGCCTCCTCACGGCCCGTCGTCGACACCGTCCTCGGCCTCCTCGGCCGCGACCGGTTCCGTACGACCGTCGCCGATGGCGAGACGCGCCGCACCAAACCCGCCGCGGACCCCTATCTCGCCGCCGCCCGGCACCTCGGCGTCGACCCCGCGGCCTGTCTCGCCGTCGAGGACTCACCCACCGGCGTCACGGCCGCCGAGGCCGCCGGCTGCCGGATCCTCGCCGTCCCGTCGTACGCCCCCATCGCGCCCGCACGACGCCGCACGGTGGTGGCCGACCTGAAGGGGATCGGCCGGCGCGAGCTGTGGGCGGCGGGGCTGTGACCTGGTGATCCGGCATTTTGTTCGACGTGCGCCCGCCACGTACGATCGCATCCCGCCGCCGCCGAGGAGAAGACCCGCATGCCGCGCATCCTGTATGTCACCGACCTCGCCTACGAGGCACGCGGGCGGCGCTACGGCGACGAGGACATCTTCCTGACCGCACGGCTGCGCGAGGACTTCGACCTCGCCCTGTGCAACCCGCGGGACGCGGCGGCGCTGATGGACGCCTTCGACGCGGTGGTCATCCGCAATAGCGGTCCGGTGCTCACCCACCAGGAGGCCTACGACGCCTTCCGCGAGCGAGCGCTGGCGACGGGAGCGCGGGTGTACAACCCCCTCTCCGGCCAGGCCGACATGGCCGGCAAGCAGTACCTGCTCGACCTGGCCGCGGCCGGCTACCCGGTCATCCCCACCGTCGACCGCGCCGACGACCTGCACCGCCTGCCGGACGCGGACCGGTATGTCGTCAAGCCCAAGCTGGGCGCCGACTCCATGGGCCTGAGGATCGTGTCCGCCGCCGAGGTGGGTGCCTTCGCGACCGGCGACGTGCTGGTCCAGCCGTGCGTCGACTTCGCCTACGAGGTGTCCTTCTACTTCGTCGACCACGACTTCCAGTACGCCCTGTACGCGCCGCACCCCGACCGGCGCTGGCAGCTGGAGCCCTACGAAGCCACCGCGGACGACCTGGACTTCGCGCGCCGGTTCATCGACTGGAACACCCTCGACCACGGCATCCAGCGTGTCGACGCCTGCCGCGCCCCCGACGGGGAACTGCTGCTCGTCGAGCTGGAGGACCTGAACCCGTATCTCTCGCTCGACGTGCTGGACGACGCGGCGCGGGACGCCTTCGTGGCGGCGCTGAAGGCGTCCCTGCACCGGTTCCTCAGCCGAGGGTGACGGTGATCTTCTGGGTGACTCCGGCCAGGCCGGTCATGTCCCCGAAGGTCAGCCGCAGCGTGGAGCCCGTCGTGGCCGAGGTGACCGTGGACGGCTTGGACACCACCGAGGACACCGCCCGGTTCCAGGTGAGGGTGAGGCCCGTGTTCATCCGCTTCGGGTCGCTGACGCAGATCACCGCCGTGCCGTCGCTCTTCTCGCTGATCATCACGCAGCACGGGTCGCTCGCGACGAGGTCGCCGACCGTGCCGCCGAACCAGAAGTTGACACCGGTGAACCCCGACGAGGGCACGGTCACGCCCTGGTGGTCATCGGTGTTGGCGAGGACGGTCAGCCAGCCGGTGGCGGTGGCACGCGCCTGGGTCTGGGCGGCCGTGGCGCCGGGCATGAGCAGATAGGCGTAGGTCCCGTCGGTCGGGTTCGTGCCGTGATCGGCGTACAGGGTCAGGTACTTGCGGTTGAGGACCGTCGTGGAGCCGCCCTTGTTGATGTCGCTCCACTTTCCGTCGCGCGAGTCCCTGAGCGCGGTGAAGCTCGCGCCACCGGGGAAGACGTAGCCGCCCATGCCGCCGATGTGCGCCCAGCCGGCCCCGGTGAACGTCTGCGACCAGGGGTAGGCGGCGGACTGGACGGTGCCGTCGACGGTGAACGCGTGGCTTCCGGTGGGGCCGAGGTTGCGGTTCTCGATCGTCGACTCGACCGTCGTGCCGTCGGTGCACTTGATGCCCGCGCCGAGGCAGAGGATCGAGTCGTCCAGACAGAACCACGACTTCTTCGCCATGAGCGTGGACTGAAGTCCCTTGAGGTACTGGCCGATCGCGGCCCGCTGTCCGTCCGTGGCCCCGCCCACCCAGTTCACGTCCGGCAGCGAGGCGCCCCAGTCGCCGCCGGCCGCGTCCGCGAGGACCTTGCGGGAGGCCGTGGTGCCGGGCAGGCGGTAGGGGTCGACGGTGGGCCAGAAGGCGTCGCTGTACTGGCCGTTGGCGTAGGTGTCGCCCCACCAGTAGAGCATTCCGGAGCCGGTGTGCCAGCCGCGCAGGTTCTCGCCGTTGCCCGTCTCGTAGTACGTGATCCTGCGGTCGGCCATGCTGATCGACGCGGCCCAGCCGGGTCGGCGGTGGGTGGCCCGCGCCATGCCGGTGAACAGTCGGTGGCCGGTCGGTTCGGCGATCGCGGTGACCGTCGTGTCGTCCACGACGCTCTGGAGACGGGCGAGCCCCGTCAGCCCGAGGGAGGGGTCGCTCAACGGCGGGCTGTAGTAGTCACGCTGGATCCACCCCTTCACCAGACCGCGCCAGCGCGCGTTCTCGGCGGCGCTCGCACCCTGGCCCAGCAGGACGATCGACGCGAGGATCGGGTGACCGCGCAGGTGGTCGTTCTGCTGGATCTGCTTGGTGTCGGCGGCCGAGAGGCCCCGGCTGACCGCCCGCCCGGAGACGCCGTCCATCACCAGCCCGTTGTAGAGGAAGGGCGCCCAGGCGTTCTCCACGGCGTCGAGGACGATCTGCCGGTTCGCGTCGGTGACCTGCCACGTCGACCCGGCGAGCAGCGCGAACAGCATCCCGAGCCCGCCGAGCAGGACGGAGCCGTACGAGCCCGTGTACGGCACGGTCGTGTGCTGGACGAACGACCCGTCGGTGTAGAGGCCGTCGCCGCTCGTGACATACGGGAAGACGGGGGAGAGGGCGTCCCGGGCCAGCGCGACCTTCGCGGAACTCGCGCCGACGATCCCCCGCAGCGCCAGCACCCGGCACAGGTCGACCCGGTTGGCCCCGGTGCTGGTGCCGCTGTAGCTCGCGACGGCGGAATCGGGGACGAAGTGGTCGACCGCGGCGAGGTAGTTCGCGAGCTGGGTCGCGGACAAGGCGTCGTACATCAGCACGCACACGTCCAGCAGGGCCTGCGGGGCGCCGATCTGCCAGCTGTACCAGTTGCCGTACCGGGTCTGGCCGGCGTTGTAGACCTCGGTGTGCAGATGGTCGAGGCCGGTGAGGATCGCGGTCTTGAGGGCCGCGTCGCCGGTGCGGCCCGTGCCCTGCTGGCAGTAGGCCTGGGCGAGCGTGCTGAGCCGGTTGTAGCTGGCGTTGAGGTTGCCGGAGTAGCCGTAGGACTCCTGGTCGGTGTCGGGTTCCGGGTCCGCGTACACCAGGTCCGGCCACAGCGAGCCGGACGCCGGTGCCATGGCGGACTGCAACTGGGACGCGGTGGTGCCCAGTTCGGTGAGCCGGCTGCGGAACGGCTCGGCGGTGGGACTGAAGCCCTCGCCGAGGATCAGGGTGCGCCACTTCGCCCGCAGGGTCGTGAACTCGTCCGCCTCCGCGGTCTGCGCGGCGGACGCGGAAGCGGCGGAAGC
This DNA window, taken from Streptomyces sp. NBC_00663, encodes the following:
- a CDS encoding carbohydrate ABC transporter permease, producing MSTLTTSRRRASTSALLSKGVVNGILVVAAFYTLMPVSWLLIAATKNHRDLFATSGFAFGDFNLFVNLERVLTFNDGIYLRWFGNSILYSVVGSAASTLLCVATGYAFDKYAFRGKEKLFGLVLGGVLVPTTVIQLPMYLLASKAGIVNTYWALLLPALVNPFGVYLARVFSEGYVPNEVLEAARVDGAGELRVFSRISLPMLAPGFMTIFLFSFTASWNNFFGALVMLNDDSLYPVNLGLFMWNSVTQQQPEYYSLVITGSLVAVVPLIVAFVCLQRFWRSGLTAGAVK
- a CDS encoding hydroxyacid dehydrogenase, translating into MTMSVQEGTLLNTSQPPTVLLAMDSTIHQRLLTEGSLDRLRSLSRVDIATVVTDLATADAGQLAEAEVLFTHWGAPELTEETLRRLPRLRAVVHAAGSVKHHVTDAVWRRGIAVSTAAAANALPVAEFTLAAILFANKRVLDVARDYAALRARPDLLPYFSGHGNYHRTVGIVGASRIGRRLLDLLRPHDLDVLLHDPYIDDRQARALGAEPAGLDELALASHVVSIHAPQLPETHHMFDARRIALLRDGATLINTARGSLVDTNALTAHLVTGRLHAVLDVTEPDVPPADSPLFTLPNVLLTPHIAGSLGNELHRMTDWAIDEVSRFAQGLPFAHPVGSEELSRSA
- a CDS encoding HAD-IA family hydrolase — its product is MRNRVLVVGIDGVRLDVLRRLPTPHLDALAADGFLTPIEVDADTPTMSGPCWATIVTGVTATRHGVWSNDFTGHRLDVFPDFATRLAEQDGRRTFVAAGWRPLMQVRDGGPLFRAPSRTVFTEPAADTPKAWERCDEQITDAAVQVLAEDEIEAAFVYLGAPDETAHFLGCGEAYEASIRQADVRLGRLLAALRSRPSHADEHWTVLVVTDHGHVDAGGHGGRTPEERTAWLAAAGPGIGAAPPVLRHVDVAAQAFAALGRHPDRHWTLDGSPFAAAPHAVLLDMDGTLVDTESLWLRTVRASAPDIDVTQVLGRSVPETAAHLHARTGGDPRKLAADLEARFLAAVQDEATPLPGALELLDLLGELNIPAALVSASSRPVVDTVLGLLGRDRFRTTVADGETRRTKPAADPYLAAARHLGVDPAACLAVEDSPTGVTAAEAAGCRILAVPSYAPIAPARRRTVVADLKGIGRRELWAAGL
- a CDS encoding polysaccharide lyase 8 family protein — protein: MTTRWSRRGLLAAAASTGTAVALGVPSQSNAASAASASAAQTAEADEFTTLRAKWRTLILGEGFSPTAEPFRSRLTELGTTASQLQSAMAPASGSLWPDLVYADPEPDTDQESYGYSGNLNASYNRLSTLAQAYCQQGTGRTGDAALKTAILTGLDHLHTEVYNAGQTRYGNWYSWQIGAPQALLDVCVLMYDALSATQLANYLAAVDHFVPDSAVASYSGTSTGANRVDLCRVLALRGIVGASSAKVALARDALSPVFPYVTSGDGLYTDGSFVQHTTVPYTGSYGSVLLGGLGMLFALLAGSTWQVTDANRQIVLDAVENAWAPFLYNGLVMDGVSGRAVSRGLSAADTKQIQQNDHLRGHPILASIVLLGQGASAAENARWRGLVKGWIQRDYYSPPLSDPSLGLTGLARLQSVVDDTTVTAIAEPTGHRLFTGMARATHRRPGWAASISMADRRITYYETGNGENLRGWHTGSGMLYWWGDTYANGQYSDAFWPTVDPYRLPGTTASRKVLADAAGGDWGASLPDVNWVGGATDGQRAAIGQYLKGLQSTLMAKKSWFCLDDSILCLGAGIKCTDGTTVESTIENRNLGPTGSHAFTVDGTVQSAAYPWSQTFTGAGWAHIGGMGGYVFPGGASFTALRDSRDGKWSDINKGGSTTVLNRKYLTLYADHGTNPTDGTYAYLLMPGATAAQTQARATATGWLTVLANTDDHQGVTVPSSGFTGVNFWFGGTVGDLVASDPCCVMISEKSDGTAVICVSDPKRMNTGLTLTWNRAVSSVVSKPSTVTSATTGSTLRLTFGDMTGLAGVTQKITVTLG